A genomic window from Clostridium aceticum includes:
- the typA gene encoding translational GTPase TypA produces MQRQDIRNVAIIAHVDHGKTTLVDQMLKQSGTFRENEVVAERVMDSNSLEKERGITILSKNTAVSYNEVKINIIDTPGHADFGGEVERIMKMVDGVLLLVDAFEGPMPQTRFVLQKALKEGFTPIVVVNKIDRPEARAEEVIDEVLDLFIDLGASDAQLDFPVIYASAKAGYAHVALDEKGVNLVPLFEIISEYIPCPEGDAEDGLQLLISSIDYDKYIGRIGIGKIVRGKITKGQTAVLATTNGDFVNVKVSNLYNFQGLNRVELENATVGELVAISGIPDINIGDTICSMDKVEPLPFMKIDAPTISMNFMVNDSPFAGREGTFVTSRHLKDRLEKEVLSNVAMRMEEISADSFRVLGRGELHLSILIETMRREGYEFAVSKPQVILKKTEEGLMEPMEKLFVEAPEESASSVIEKIGQRKGEMLNMVPTGTGMMKLEFRIPARGLIGYRSEFLTDTKGYGIFHHLFDGYDHHRGDIRVRTRGSLIAFESGPAVAYGIYHAQERGRIFIHPGTEVYEGMLVGESSRLEDIAVNVCKKKQLTNIRSSGADDALKLVPPVVFSLEQSLEFIADDELVEVTPKSIRLRKRILDKLTRERTQRRNQNL; encoded by the coding sequence ATGCAAAGACAAGATATTAGAAATGTTGCCATCATTGCCCACGTTGATCATGGGAAAACAACTTTGGTAGATCAAATGTTAAAACAAAGCGGTACCTTTCGTGAAAATGAAGTAGTAGCAGAAAGAGTTATGGATTCTAACTCTTTAGAAAAAGAAAGAGGTATCACTATTTTATCCAAAAACACTGCAGTTTCTTATAATGAAGTAAAAATTAATATTATTGATACTCCGGGACATGCAGATTTTGGTGGTGAAGTAGAACGGATTATGAAGATGGTAGATGGTGTACTATTATTGGTAGATGCCTTTGAAGGACCTATGCCACAAACTCGTTTTGTTCTTCAGAAAGCTTTAAAAGAAGGTTTCACACCTATCGTTGTTGTTAATAAAATTGACCGTCCGGAGGCTAGAGCTGAAGAAGTTATCGATGAAGTTTTAGACTTGTTTATCGATTTAGGTGCTAGTGATGCTCAATTAGATTTTCCAGTTATTTATGCTTCTGCTAAAGCTGGCTATGCACATGTAGCGTTAGATGAAAAAGGTGTTAATCTAGTTCCTTTATTTGAAATAATATCAGAATATATTCCCTGTCCTGAAGGTGATGCTGAAGATGGCCTTCAATTGCTAATTTCTTCTATAGACTACGATAAATATATTGGTAGAATCGGTATAGGAAAAATAGTTCGTGGTAAAATCACAAAGGGTCAAACTGCTGTTCTTGCAACTACAAATGGAGACTTTGTTAATGTGAAAGTAAGCAATCTCTATAACTTTCAAGGGTTAAATCGTGTAGAACTAGAAAATGCAACAGTAGGAGAGCTTGTAGCCATATCGGGTATACCTGATATTAATATAGGAGATACGATTTGTTCTATGGATAAAGTAGAGCCTCTACCCTTTATGAAAATCGATGCTCCTACAATTTCTATGAACTTCATGGTAAATGATAGTCCCTTTGCAGGTCGTGAAGGAACCTTTGTAACCAGCAGGCATCTTAAGGATCGCCTTGAAAAAGAAGTGTTATCGAATGTGGCTATGCGTATGGAGGAAATATCAGCAGATTCCTTTAGAGTATTAGGAAGAGGAGAGCTCCACCTTTCTATTCTTATTGAAACCATGCGTCGAGAAGGTTATGAATTTGCTGTTTCTAAGCCTCAAGTTATTCTCAAAAAAACTGAAGAAGGTCTCATGGAACCAATGGAAAAACTATTTGTAGAAGCTCCTGAAGAAAGTGCCAGTTCAGTTATCGAAAAAATTGGACAGCGAAAAGGAGAAATGTTAAATATGGTTCCAACGGGGACAGGTATGATGAAGCTAGAGTTTAGAATTCCTGCCCGTGGTTTAATCGGTTATCGTTCAGAATTTTTAACAGATACAAAGGGTTATGGTATTTTTCATCACTTGTTTGATGGTTATGATCATCATAGAGGAGATATACGGGTACGAACCAGAGGCTCTCTTATTGCTTTTGAAAGTGGTCCTGCTGTTGCCTATGGGATTTATCACGCTCAAGAAAGAGGAAGAATTTTTATACACCCTGGCACAGAGGTTTATGAAGGCATGTTGGTTGGAGAGAGCTCCCGTTTAGAAGATATTGCAGTAAATGTTTGTAAGAAAAAACAATTAACAAACATCAGGTCCTCAGGTGCTGATGATGCCCTTAAACTTGTACCTCCAGTGGTTTTCTCCCTTGAACAATCCTTAGAGTTTATTGCAGACGATGAGTTAGTAGAAGTAACACCAAAGAGCATACGTCTACGCAAGAGAATCTTAGATAAATTGACCCGTGAAAGAACACAACGTAGAAATCAAAACTTATAG
- the nuoE gene encoding NADH-quinone oxidoreductase subunit NuoE: MGCCGGSQSIETNLQNTQFDFQGLQSIVKKYKGVEGSLISILQEVQEVYNYLPMEALNYIAQETGIKPTKIHGVATFYTQFRLKPIGKHLIMLCQGTACHVNGSKLIEQAICEELNIKEGETTTDNLFTLNNVACLGCCSLSPVMMINGETYGKLTPEMTKNILRDIKNNAEKGA, from the coding sequence ATGGGATGTTGTGGAGGTAGTCAGTCTATTGAAACAAATTTACAAAATACCCAGTTTGACTTTCAAGGTCTTCAGTCAATCGTTAAAAAATATAAAGGTGTGGAGGGTAGTTTAATTAGTATACTTCAGGAGGTACAAGAGGTGTACAACTACCTACCAATGGAGGCATTAAACTATATTGCTCAGGAAACTGGTATTAAACCTACTAAAATTCATGGCGTAGCTACATTCTATACCCAGTTCCGACTGAAGCCAATAGGGAAACACCTGATTATGTTATGTCAAGGTACTGCCTGTCATGTAAATGGCTCGAAGCTAATAGAGCAGGCTATTTGTGAAGAATTAAACATAAAAGAAGGAGAAACAACTACAGATAATTTATTTACGCTAAACAATGTGGCATGTCTTGGTTGTTGTAGTTTATCTCCTGTAATGATGATTAATGGAGAAACTTATGGTAAGCTTACACCAGAAATGACAAAAAACATTTTGAGAGACATCAAGAATAACGCAGAGAAAGGAGCTTAG
- a CDS encoding NADH-quinone oxidoreductase subunit NuoF: MKIIVGQGSCGIAAGANKVYAAIEGELKKRNLEAQLTLTGCIGMCYLEPIIDVINDEGKKTTYVMVTPEMVEEIIEASTTNSTVEKYNISENDQRILEKQQRIALRNCGMMNPENIDEYIDRGGYKAAEECITNKTPQEVIEEIKVSGLRGRGGAGFPTWFKWNAAQQSPGNTKYIICNADEGDPGAFMDRSILEGDPHSIIEGMLIGGYAMGATEGVIYVRAEYPLAIVRLKKAIEQARERGYLGKNIFGEKRFQFDMRIKAGAGAFVCGEETALIASLEGERGMPRLKPPFPAQKGYWDKPSNINNVETLANVPWILANGGKAFAAMGTEQSKGTKVFALTGKIKKGGLVEVPMGIPLKEVIFDIGGGIINDKTFKAVQMGGPSGGCIPHYLLDTPVDYDSIMKTGAIMGSGGMVVMDETTCMVDMARFFLDFTRKESCGKCIHCRIGTKRMLEILTRLCEGEGKDGDIELLEELGIKIKEGSLCGLGQTAPNPVLSTIQYFREEYEKHIYDKKCPAKQCSNLLTFTILENCIGCGLCARNCPADAIIGERKEVHNIIQEKCVKCGKCEEVCKFGAVEIQ; encoded by the coding sequence ATGAAAATTATTGTGGGACAAGGGAGCTGTGGTATTGCTGCTGGAGCAAACAAGGTCTATGCAGCAATAGAAGGCGAACTGAAAAAAAGAAATTTAGAAGCACAGCTAACATTAACTGGTTGTATAGGTATGTGTTATTTAGAGCCTATCATAGATGTAATCAATGATGAGGGAAAAAAGACTACCTATGTCATGGTAACACCAGAAATGGTAGAAGAAATTATTGAAGCTAGTACAACAAATAGTACGGTAGAAAAATATAACATTTCAGAAAACGACCAGCGTATTTTAGAAAAACAACAGAGAATTGCTCTGAGAAACTGCGGAATGATGAATCCAGAAAATATAGATGAGTATATTGATAGAGGTGGATACAAGGCTGCAGAGGAGTGTATTACAAACAAAACACCTCAAGAAGTTATTGAAGAAATAAAAGTTTCAGGACTTAGAGGTAGAGGTGGAGCAGGATTTCCTACTTGGTTTAAATGGAACGCTGCACAACAGTCCCCAGGGAATACAAAATACATTATTTGTAATGCCGATGAGGGTGACCCTGGAGCCTTTATGGATAGAAGTATCCTAGAGGGAGATCCCCATAGTATTATTGAAGGTATGTTAATAGGTGGTTATGCGATGGGAGCCACTGAGGGTGTAATCTACGTAAGAGCTGAGTACCCCCTTGCAATTGTACGCCTAAAGAAGGCGATAGAGCAGGCAAGGGAAAGAGGTTATTTGGGCAAAAATATTTTTGGTGAAAAACGTTTTCAGTTTGATATGAGAATTAAGGCGGGAGCTGGAGCCTTCGTATGTGGTGAAGAAACTGCTTTGATTGCTTCATTAGAAGGGGAAAGAGGGATGCCAAGATTAAAACCACCATTCCCTGCACAAAAAGGTTACTGGGACAAACCTTCTAATATCAATAACGTAGAAACTTTAGCAAATGTACCTTGGATATTAGCTAATGGAGGAAAGGCCTTTGCTGCTATGGGAACAGAACAAAGCAAGGGAACAAAAGTTTTTGCCTTAACAGGAAAAATCAAAAAAGGTGGTCTAGTAGAAGTACCAATGGGTATTCCTCTAAAGGAAGTTATTTTTGATATAGGCGGAGGAATTATCAATGATAAGACCTTTAAGGCTGTGCAAATGGGCGGACCCTCTGGAGGATGTATTCCTCATTATCTTTTGGATACACCAGTAGACTACGATTCTATCATGAAAACAGGAGCTATCATGGGTTCTGGAGGAATGGTAGTTATGGATGAAACTACCTGTATGGTAGATATGGCACGATTCTTCTTAGATTTTACTCGTAAAGAGTCCTGTGGAAAGTGTATTCATTGTAGAATTGGAACAAAAAGAATGTTAGAAATATTAACGCGTCTTTGTGAAGGTGAAGGAAAAGACGGAGATATTGAACTTTTAGAGGAACTAGGAATAAAGATCAAAGAAGGATCTTTATGTGGGTTAGGTCAGACTGCACCAAATCCTGTTTTAAGTACGATTCAGTATTTTAGAGAAGAATACGAAAAACACATCTATGATAAAAAGTGTCCTGCGAAACAATGTTCTAACTTACTGACTTTTACCATATTAGAAAACTGCATCGGATGTGGACTTTGTGCAAGAAATTGTCCAGCTGATGCAATTATTGGAGAAAGAAAAGAAGTCCACAATATTATTCAAGAGAAGTGCGTTAAGTGTGGTAAGTGTGAAGAAGTCTGCAAATTTGGCGCAGTAGAAATACAGTAG
- a CDS encoding NAD(P)-binding protein — MTKLRLNINGKEVMGYKGQTVLEIAKANGIDIPTLCHDERVKAYGSCGLCVVEVAGVPKLLRSCATEASDGMVVQTNTPKIKGSRKMALELLLSDHVGDCRPPCVTACPAKTDCQGYVGLIANGQYKEAVKLIKEQLPLPASVGRVCPHPCEDACRRKLVDEPVSIMWLKRFVADIDLRDEEEFMPEIKPATGKRIAVVGGGPSGLTAAYYLAKEGHKVVIYEAMPELGGMLRYGIPQYRLPKEVLNKEIAIIEKMGVKMLTGIKIGADIKLDHLRETFDSVYLSIGAWQSTKLNCPGEDLEGVIGGIEFLTKFAINEPIKTGNRIAVVGGGNTAMDACRTAMRLGAKEVYAIYRRTKVEMPAEDVEVEEAEEEGITFKFLVNPIEIVGENGKVSKIRLQKMQLGEPDAKGRRRPVPIEGEEEIIEVDSVIASIGQAVDIQGFEDVQLTNWGTIYADENSFLTNLPGVFAGGDGTNNGPSIAIEAIADGKKAAEVICRYLEGEVVPYKEPYLVKNEGLTEADFEDRVKEHRPFMPHLSPEFRKTNFEEIVAGYTEEDAKRDANRCLECGCHDVFECKLIQYANQYDVAPERVAGEVHHRQEEDDHPFILRNPDKCILCGLCSRVCDEVMGLSAIGLMNRGFDTIIEPAFDLPLKKTGCISCGQCISVCPTGALQERLSIEKSVPVETQTTHTVCSHCSVGCNIDLNIKGDMLVRSLPNRENDVTDGLLCVKGRFGFDIAQKGKRLTKPLIRKEGKLQEVSWEEAFIFTAKKAQALTLLHGSHSLALSVSDRYTNEEIYLISKFGKEVLKTDHLFSFNKVHGGIEDVVGYDASTNAFDELLSTETILLVGSDIIKNHTIAGLKVKKAVENGAKLVVINSFESQADEWAQIKVSPSNNLGFLKEITKALIENVNSPKTQLVSGFEELKADLEGTEVSEAAREIAAVYGNAKQAMIVFEQNQITADAAKLLANMAVISGHIGKPRSGMIQLKPNSNSQGLSDMGIGKNTAEIVKGIEAKEIKGLLVFGEDVPHIDLKALEFLMVQDTHLTATAEKADVVLPGVSFAESKGTFTNSERRIQKLNQGIPSVADYENWEIIIKLANTLSKNFEYYNHPKEILQEIARNKAEYLDIHKALEKASSLWPVNGSPILYADGFNFEDKKAKLQIVADGLLFEENRNTNSLTNKFVALLEEQKIV; from the coding sequence ATGACGAAATTAAGACTTAACATAAATGGAAAAGAAGTTATGGGATACAAAGGCCAAACAGTTCTAGAAATAGCCAAGGCAAATGGAATAGATATTCCTACCCTTTGTCATGATGAAAGAGTAAAGGCCTATGGGTCCTGTGGACTTTGTGTTGTTGAAGTAGCAGGTGTTCCAAAATTACTAAGATCCTGTGCTACTGAAGCTAGCGATGGGATGGTGGTTCAGACCAATACACCAAAAATAAAAGGTTCTAGAAAAATGGCATTAGAGCTTCTATTATCTGACCATGTAGGGGATTGTCGTCCTCCTTGCGTAACAGCTTGTCCAGCTAAAACCGATTGCCAAGGTTATGTAGGTTTAATTGCCAATGGCCAATATAAAGAAGCAGTAAAACTAATCAAAGAACAATTACCACTACCTGCTAGTGTTGGTAGGGTATGTCCTCATCCTTGTGAAGATGCATGTAGAAGAAAATTAGTGGATGAGCCTGTATCTATTATGTGGTTAAAGAGATTTGTGGCAGATATTGACCTTAGAGATGAAGAAGAATTTATGCCAGAGATAAAACCAGCTACCGGTAAAAGAATTGCTGTAGTAGGAGGAGGACCTAGTGGTCTTACTGCTGCTTACTACTTAGCAAAAGAAGGGCATAAAGTTGTTATTTATGAGGCTATGCCAGAGCTAGGAGGCATGCTGCGTTATGGTATTCCTCAATACCGTCTTCCAAAAGAAGTGCTGAACAAAGAAATTGCTATCATTGAAAAAATGGGCGTAAAAATGCTGACAGGGATAAAAATTGGTGCAGATATAAAACTAGACCATCTTAGAGAAACCTTTGATTCAGTATATCTTTCAATAGGAGCATGGCAAAGTACGAAGTTAAACTGTCCTGGAGAAGATTTAGAGGGTGTTATTGGTGGTATCGAATTTTTAACAAAATTTGCCATCAATGAGCCTATCAAAACAGGAAACAGAATAGCCGTAGTAGGTGGCGGAAATACTGCGATGGATGCCTGTAGAACAGCTATGAGATTAGGTGCTAAAGAGGTATATGCTATCTATCGTAGAACAAAGGTGGAAATGCCGGCGGAGGATGTAGAGGTAGAAGAAGCAGAAGAGGAAGGCATCACCTTTAAGTTTCTTGTAAATCCAATTGAGATTGTTGGAGAAAACGGAAAAGTATCTAAAATAAGGCTTCAAAAGATGCAATTAGGAGAGCCTGATGCAAAGGGTAGAAGAAGACCTGTACCTATTGAAGGAGAGGAAGAAATCATAGAAGTAGATTCTGTTATTGCTTCCATAGGACAGGCGGTAGATATTCAAGGATTTGAAGATGTACAACTGACAAACTGGGGTACTATTTATGCTGATGAAAACAGCTTCCTTACAAACTTACCGGGGGTATTTGCCGGGGGAGATGGAACAAACAATGGTCCATCTATAGCTATAGAGGCTATTGCTGATGGGAAAAAAGCAGCAGAAGTAATATGCAGATATTTAGAGGGCGAAGTTGTACCTTACAAAGAGCCTTACCTTGTAAAGAATGAAGGGCTAACAGAAGCTGATTTTGAAGATAGAGTGAAGGAGCATAGACCTTTTATGCCACATCTTTCTCCAGAGTTTAGGAAAACAAACTTTGAGGAGATTGTAGCTGGATATACGGAAGAAGATGCTAAGAGGGATGCAAACCGTTGTCTTGAGTGTGGATGTCATGATGTGTTTGAATGTAAATTAATTCAATATGCAAATCAATATGATGTAGCACCAGAGAGAGTAGCAGGTGAAGTACACCATCGTCAGGAAGAGGATGACCATCCATTTATTCTAAGAAATCCTGATAAATGTATTTTATGTGGACTTTGTTCCAGAGTTTGTGATGAAGTAATGGGACTTTCTGCTATAGGCTTGATGAACAGAGGTTTCGATACCATTATTGAGCCAGCCTTTGATTTACCACTAAAGAAAACTGGTTGTATATCCTGTGGTCAATGTATTAGCGTATGTCCAACGGGAGCACTACAGGAGAGATTAAGTATAGAGAAATCTGTACCAGTTGAGACACAAACAACCCATACAGTTTGTTCGCATTGTAGTGTGGGATGTAACATTGACCTTAACATTAAGGGAGACATGCTGGTTAGATCCTTACCAAATAGGGAAAATGATGTTACTGATGGATTATTGTGTGTGAAGGGTAGATTTGGCTTTGATATTGCACAAAAAGGCAAGCGTTTAACAAAGCCACTGATTAGAAAAGAAGGAAAGCTGCAAGAAGTATCTTGGGAAGAGGCCTTTATTTTCACGGCTAAAAAAGCACAGGCCCTTACTCTGCTACATGGTAGTCATTCTTTAGCACTTTCTGTTTCTGATCGATACACCAATGAAGAAATTTATTTAATTTCTAAGTTTGGAAAAGAAGTATTAAAAACAGATCACTTATTTAGTTTCAATAAAGTTCACGGTGGTATTGAAGATGTAGTAGGTTACGATGCTTCTACAAATGCATTTGATGAACTGCTTTCAACAGAAACGATTTTACTGGTTGGTTCAGATATTATAAAGAACCATACAATTGCTGGGCTTAAAGTGAAAAAGGCAGTAGAAAATGGAGCCAAGCTAGTTGTAATCAATTCTTTTGAATCTCAAGCAGATGAATGGGCACAGATAAAGGTAAGTCCTTCCAACAACCTTGGATTCTTAAAAGAAATTACGAAAGCCTTAATTGAAAATGTAAATTCTCCAAAAACACAGCTAGTATCAGGTTTTGAAGAATTAAAGGCAGACCTAGAAGGTACTGAAGTTAGTGAAGCTGCAAGAGAAATAGCAGCTGTATATGGCAATGCTAAACAGGCTATGATCGTATTTGAACAAAATCAGATCACAGCAGACGCAGCGAAACTTCTAGCAAACATGGCAGTAATTTCAGGACACATTGGTAAACCTAGAAGTGGAATGATTCAGCTTAAGCCAAACAGCAACAGCCAAGGTCTTAGTGACATGGGTATTGGTAAGAATACAGCGGAAATTGTAAAGGGCATTGAAGCTAAAGAAATTAAAGGGCTGTTAGTATTTGGAGAAGATGTACCTCATATTGACCTAAAAGCACTGGAGTTCTTAATGGTTCAAGACACACATCTAACAGCAACAGCTGAAAAAGCGGATGTAGTATTGCCAGGAGTAAGTTTTGCAGAGTCCAAAGGAACCTTTACAAACTCTGAAAGAAGAATACAAAAGTTAAATCAAGGGATTCCTTCTGTTGCAGATTATGAAAATTGGGAGATTATTATCAAATTAGCCAATACATTAAGTAAAAACTTTGAATACTATAATCATCCTAAGGAAATTTTACAAGAAATTGCAAGAAATAAGGCAGAATACCTTGATATTCATAAAGCTTTAGAAAAGGCCAGCAGCCTATGGCCTGTAAATGGTAGTCCGATTCTTTATGCTGATGGATTTAACTTTGAAGATAAAAAAGCTAAATTACAAATTGTTGCAGATGGACTATTGTTTGAAGAAAATAGGAATACAAATAGTCTTACCAATAAGTTTGTAGCCTTATTAGAAGAACAAAAAATAGTTTAA
- the trxA gene encoding thioredoxin TrxA → MLAVDKDTFQAEVLEAEGYVLVDYWSESCEPCKALMPSVMELAEKYNGMKFCKMDTTKARRLAIKEKVLGLPTIAVYKDGKKIDEVTKEEATVENIETMIKKYA, encoded by the coding sequence ATGTTGGCAGTAGATAAAGATACTTTTCAAGCAGAAGTATTAGAGGCTGAAGGTTATGTTCTTGTAGATTACTGGAGCGAGAGCTGTGAACCTTGTAAGGCATTAATGCCGTCTGTAATGGAACTAGCAGAAAAGTACAATGGTATGAAGTTTTGTAAAATGGACACTACTAAAGCAAGAAGATTAGCTATTAAGGAAAAAGTATTGGGACTTCCTACAATAGCTGTGTATAAAGATGGTAAAAAAATAGATGAGGTTACAAAAGAAGAAGCTACAGTAGAAAACATTGAGACAATGATTAAAAAGTATGCATAA
- the grdA gene encoding glycine/sarcosine/betaine reductase complex selenoprotein A, whose product MGFYDGKKVIIVGDRDGIPGPAIEECLKGTGAEVVFSSTECFVUTAAGAMDLENQQRVKDLTEKHGAENMVVLLGAAEAEAAGLAAETVTAGDPTFAGPLAGVQLGLRVFHVVEPQFKDEVDAEVYDEQVGMMEMVLNVDEIIEEMSSIREQFCKFN is encoded by the coding sequence ATGGGTTTCTATGATGGAAAAAAAGTCATCATCGTTGGTGACCGTGATGGTATTCCTGGTCCAGCCATCGAAGAATGTCTAAAGGGTACAGGCGCAGAAGTAGTGTTCTCATCTACCGAATGTTTTGTCTGAACCGCTGCAGGAGCAATGGACTTAGAAAATCAACAAAGAGTAAAGGATTTAACTGAAAAGCACGGAGCAGAAAATATGGTAGTGCTTTTAGGAGCTGCGGAAGCAGAAGCAGCAGGTCTTGCTGCTGAAACTGTAACAGCAGGTGATCCAACCTTTGCGGGTCCATTGGCAGGAGTCCAGTTAGGGCTTAGAGTATTTCATGTAGTTGAGCCACAATTCAAAGACGAAGTAGATGCTGAGGTTTATGATGAGCAAGTTGGTATGATGGAAATGGTATTAAATGTTGATGAAATTATAGAAGAAATGTCTTCTATTAGAGAACAATTTTGCAAATTTAACTAA
- the grdC gene encoding glycine/sarcosine/betaine reductase complex component C subunit beta, producing MSYAVVKGSSYVLMHTPDMIMHNGTTQTTEKQSNPNSEYLQKLPNHLRSYEAVVNYPPNQVYIGKLKPEELKNYDMPWYDKAVEGADRYGKFGEIMPQAEFIALLKIVDAFDLVMLEKNFTTKVREELKKHPLMKESLIAKLKEGNDIEEINKAIKEFHAEAIYHEDQLIGCVKRAHELDTNLNAHIMYENLVAKASGVLAFLHLLDKNNIEASTIDYVIECSEEACGDMNQRGGGNFAKSIAEMAEAVNATGSDTRGFCAAPTHALIEAAALVKAGVFENVVIVAGGATAKLGMNGKDHVKKDMPILEDIIGGFAVLVSKNDGINPILRTDLLGRHTVGTGSSPQAVITSLITAPLDRGGLKITDIDKYSVEMQNPDVTKPAGAGDVPEANYKMIAALGVKRGELDRKEVATFGDKHGMPGWAPTQGHIPSGVPYIGHAREAFLNKEINRAMIVGKGSLFLGRMTNQFDGVSIVMEQNNGQGEATVGVSEGEVKNMIAEAMRNFATHLLGE from the coding sequence ATGTCCTATGCAGTAGTAAAAGGATCATCCTATGTTTTAATGCATACACCAGATATGATCATGCACAACGGAACAACACAAACAACAGAAAAACAATCTAATCCTAATTCTGAGTACCTACAAAAACTACCTAATCATCTAAGAAGCTATGAAGCGGTAGTCAACTACCCACCGAACCAAGTATACATTGGAAAACTAAAACCAGAAGAACTAAAAAACTATGACATGCCATGGTATGATAAAGCAGTTGAGGGAGCTGACCGTTACGGCAAATTCGGCGAAATTATGCCACAGGCAGAATTCATCGCTTTACTAAAGATCGTAGACGCCTTTGACCTAGTAATGCTAGAAAAAAACTTTACAACAAAAGTAAGAGAAGAACTAAAAAAACATCCCCTTATGAAGGAAAGCCTAATAGCGAAGCTAAAAGAAGGCAATGACATAGAAGAAATTAACAAAGCCATTAAAGAATTTCATGCAGAAGCCATCTACCATGAAGATCAATTAATAGGCTGCGTAAAAAGAGCCCATGAACTAGACACCAACCTAAACGCCCACATCATGTACGAAAACCTAGTAGCAAAGGCATCAGGTGTACTAGCCTTCCTACATCTATTAGACAAAAACAACATCGAAGCAAGCACAATAGACTATGTCATAGAATGTTCAGAAGAAGCCTGCGGCGACATGAACCAAAGAGGCGGCGGAAACTTTGCAAAATCCATAGCAGAAATGGCAGAAGCAGTAAACGCTACCGGTTCAGATACAAGAGGCTTCTGTGCAGCACCAACCCATGCACTAATCGAAGCAGCAGCCCTAGTAAAAGCAGGAGTCTTTGAGAACGTAGTCATCGTAGCCGGTGGAGCAACAGCAAAACTAGGCATGAACGGAAAAGACCATGTAAAAAAAGACATGCCAATCCTAGAAGACATCATAGGAGGCTTTGCCGTACTCGTAAGTAAAAACGATGGCATCAACCCAATCCTAAGAACAGACCTACTAGGAAGACACACCGTAGGAACAGGCTCCTCACCACAGGCAGTAATTACCTCATTAATCACAGCACCACTAGACCGTGGGGGCTTAAAAATTACCGATATCGACAAATACTCCGTAGAAATGCAAAACCCAGACGTCACCAAACCAGCAGGAGCAGGAGACGTACCAGAAGCCAACTACAAAATGATCGCAGCCCTAGGAGTAAAACGAGGAGAACTAGACAGAAAAGAAGTAGCAACCTTTGGCGACAAACACGGTATGCCAGGGTGGGCACCAACCCAAGGACATATCCCAAGCGGTGTACCCTATATAGGCCATGCCAGAGAAGCCTTCCTAAACAAAGAAATCAACCGAGCAATGATCGTAGGAAAAGGTAGCTTATTCCTAGGAAGAATGACCAACCAATTTGACGGGGTTTCCATAGTAATGGAACAAAACAACGGGCAAGGTGAGGCGACAGTAGGCGTATCAGAAGGCGAAGTAAAAAATATGATAGCAGAAGCCATGAGAAACTTCGCCACACACTTATTAGGAGAATAA